tgaccaaaccggtcacaaaggagcaacttTATCTTTGATCCAGGGCCCACCCTCAAGAGAGAATACAACAAAGATCTTAAAATATCCCCTTTTGAAGAGGgaaaagaatataaaaaaatgaaaacaccAGAACAGTACTGTCAACCAATCACGCTGAGGATCAGAAAGAGGTGACCCTTTAAAAAAACCTACAGCGAAAGCCCAAAACAATGCCAAGTAGTGAATCCTATCCCCAAGCATGGAACAAGACATCCTCTTTGCCAAGAAAATATGATCATTCCTCCCCAACCAAATACACCACAAGGCAGCAGAAAAATTCGCATCCATAGCACAGGACCATCTCTACTCCTTCCAAAACCTTCAAAAGAAATAGTTAACGAATCCTCACCAACTCTGGACAGACCCAACTCTCTTCAGGTACTCCAGATAATTTTTTTCCAGACCCTCCAAGAAAATGAACAATGAAGAAACAGGTGAGAAGATACTAAACTTTCAAAACAAAAAGAACAAACATCAAGAGATAAAGCCTTAAAAGgtctcctactctgcaacagattgttagTGTCTATTAAGAAAAACTAATCAAATAAAAGCCATAATTTTGgaggggactttggccttccaaatacagCAATGAAGTGGAAAAGACAGATTTTTTTggatcaaaaattcataaaagggCCTCCATGAGACTCCCAAAGAACCAATAACTCAAGACCAGTAGCCAACCTCATAGAAGGATGGCTACCTATTAAAATCCCGAGTATCTTTGTGTATAAtgggtaaattaggaaagtgggtaaatataggaaattatatattattctgtagggggATTATTTCCTTACTAGAATAGGAAATTGTattataagattgggatgtacataattTACAGCAAGTTGAATAGAATTGAATTCAGCTcacacatggtatcagagctagggtttctcaaccttagctaactatggcCAGCGTCACCACCAGCGGCAccgtcaacagcagagggtcgaCCCCTGCTGAAAATATCGACGGCGACTCAGAGACCACATCCGTTGGGGGTTCGAATGGGCTTGACAACACAACCTTTCCACTCGCAGTGgaaaaattaaatggaaaaaatttccgtgagtgGGCTCAATCCACAAAATTGGTAATTGAAGGAAAGGGAAGGCTAGGTTATCTTACCGGCGAACGGAGGAAACCAGACTCCACCGAAGTTGTAgccttgcaaaaatggaggtcCGAGAACTCCATGGTCACCgcttggctcgtcaactcgatgCAACCTTCAATCAGGAAAATCTACTTGTTCTTACCAACGGCAAAGGACGTCTGGGACGCCGTTCGTGAGACATATTCCGACGTCGAAAGATACTCGCAGATTTTTGAGATCAAGACCCGGTTGTGGCAGATGACGCAAGGCGAGCGAGGTGTTATTgggtatttcatggagatgactcaTCTCTGGTAGGAGCTCGACCTGAGCATCGAAGAAGAATGGAAATGCTCCAACAACAGCGCACGATACAAAAAACGACTAAAAAACAAACGGGTCTTCGAGTTCTTGGCCGGCCTCAACCGAGATTTGGATGACGTACGGGGACGAATTCTTGGCCGACGACCGCTGTCATCAACCCAAGAGGTGTTAGCCGAAGTAAGGAGGGAGGAGAGCCAAAGACGCGTGATGCTAAAGCCATAGCCGGATCGTGTTGGGCCTGAAATACCAGCCCTAAATCCGAGTGGGTCGGACGTCTCAGCTCTAATATCAAAAGGCCCGAGAGGATACggacaaaaatagaaaaaaggcaAATTATGATGTGAACACTGTCGAAAGCCAAGTCATTCAAAAGAaacctgctgggagattcatggaaagcctGCAGATTGGAAGCcaagacaataccaaaaaaattgtGGGTATCAGGCTACCACTGACAGTTCAACTGAAAAATTACAAGGCGGAAAAACCAATAATATCAGTCCAAGTAGTGCATTCAGCCCTGAGTAGTTAGATCGGCTATATAAAATGATTACCTCGATTCAAACATCAGGTCAGTCTTCCACTGGTTCTCTAGCTCACCGAGGTATTTATTTATCAGCCTTAAATGCTATATCCTGTCATAACTCatcatggataattgactcgggtgcatctgatcatatgactggttcttaTCAATTATTTTCGTCCTATTCACCATATGCTGGAAACCTGagagtcaaaattgcagatggttcactctcaCCAGTCGCCgataaaggaagtattcgcatatctaaCTCCATAACTTAAAATTtgtcctacatgttcccaagttatcttaCAACTTGTTATCCATCagccagttaacaaaagactccaaCTGctttgctaaatttgtttcctctcattgtgtttttcaggacctatcattggggaagacaattggcagtgctaaagcgtatgagggactctactactttgaggaggcaaccTTGAGTGAACAATGTACTACTgtaatttgtgattctgcatctatttctagagatagtgaacttttgttatggcattctaggatgagtcacccaaattttcaatatttaaaacgtttgtttccatctatctgttcaaataaaatgtcttctgagtttcaatgtgaagtgtgtgagcttgcaaaacatcAGCGTGCTTCTTtcccaacatccatatacaaaccaacTCGTCCATTTACTttgattcacagtgatttgtggggACCCTCAAGATCCCTCAATCGCACCCATataaaatggtttgttacttttattgatgaccatactcgtctttgttgggtttacttgttgaaaaataaaactgaagtccgttccatttttgtcaattttcattacttgattcaaacacaattccaaactcacattcaaatttcaTGATAGCCtccctccatttaggtatttccaCAACCTTTAACCCTGACAGGAtgagaattccaaagaatattcaggaagctctggaaatacctaaatggagggagactgtcatggaggaaatgtgagCTCTGGAGAAAAAAAGGACTTGGGATGTCATGAATttgccgagagggaagaagccagttaGTTGTACATGGGTCTTCACAATGAAATATAAATCTAATGGGgcagttgaacgatataaagctcgactcgttgcaaaaggattcACACAGACTTATGGCATTGACTATATAGAGACATTTGCACCGGTGGCCTACTTGAATACAGTTCGGGTTATCTTATCATTGGTagccaacttagattggccactacaacaacttgacattaagaatgcatttctaaatggtgagttagaagaagaagtctacatgacaatACCACCAGGCTTTAGCaaaaaaggtgaagaaaacaaagtgtgtaaactcaagaagtccttgtatggactcaagcaatctcctagGGCATGGTTTGACaaatttgcaaaagtaataaagaaccaaggatatcgacaagggcaatctgATCACACtctgttcttccaacagtctgaaagaggtaagagaacaattctaatagtgtatgttgacgATATAATTTTAACTGGGGATGATATagtagagatggaaagattgaagaaagttctagttactaaatttgaagttaaagacttgggacaaatgcggtacttcttgggcatggaagttgctagaacgaaaaagggtattagtgtctctcaatgaaagtatatcactgatctcctaattgaaactggcatgctaggatgcaaacctagtgaaaccccgattgaagcAATAAAGAGGGTCAAAGACTGTGGAATATCTGTtcaaaaggagaggtatcagagattggttggtaagctaatctacttatcacataccagaccagatattgcatttgcagttagtgtggtaagtcaacatatgcattcaccaaaagaagcttATTTAGATGTTGTATACAAGATCCTTCGATTTCTCAAGGGTTCCCtaggcaaaggactcttcttcaagaaatgtgaaagcaaagaagtagagatctttacagatgcagattgggcagtatcagtggaagatagaaggtccaccaccgGTTATTGCACATTTGTCTAGGAAAtctggtaacttggagaagcaaaaaatagaatgtagtggctcgtaATAATAAGGTTTTATCCTCATTTTTAACCTTTTCAttcaaatttaacaaatcagccaaaattttattaaaagcatTTATGTGATCATTTATCAAAATACTTGGTTGATACTAGAagcaaaacaatttctttttcaaataaagccgattttccaaactcttggtcataaatgtatcttccaatgtctttcacaatttttttctggatgtctccctcataacacaatatttttttatttttagagagACATAAACGAATTGTACCACATGTCTAACAATTGATCTTTTTCCAATCTCTGTCGcctttatcatccaaagcaatatttAATTCCTAGTggtacaagatgtccatcacctcacattgtcatataccaaaattattggtaccatcaaatttcttcacctcaaaccgagcattagctattgtCTTTGACGATGAAGTCGAAGCTGTTGGGGTTGGAGTTCGTATGGACATATTTTCTTCTACTGCTACACGCGTAGTTTctaccatcttctatatatttaatagcaaacaacaaagcaaaaggcccaCGATGAATAGTACTGCACTTATCCCAATTGTGTCTACTCTatatatcttatgaaattccattttgaccaaaccGACCTCCAGGAAGcgtcgcttagacaaggtctttcttagacatcaaaaatagaatcaaggatcctaacagagaaacacctCCATATTGGCACTATTCaacttgactctgataccaattgttgtgtcagGCACTCCACTTGTGCCAAATACCAATACTACaattattgctattgaatatataatcaaaactaaagcaatgcagaaactaataataaaagacagcaATAAAGAACATGACaagaatttacgaggttcggtacagaattacctacgtcctcaggcgtcaacgatcaatccactacttctagACAaattacaactttgaggtgtgatTACAAATGGAGAAGTGAGCTCTTTACATAGCTTTATCCCAAAGGTTCAAACAACCttcccaccaatgtgggacaaacaaaaaaaTCTTCAAACAACCTTCCCAGcgatgtgggacaaacaaaaacCAACATTTAACGCATACAAGCAAGACAAATTAAAGTAAGACTATTGTTTCCCAGTCAAGAAGTTCGAATCATCAATGATAATTGATTAATCAAGAGGCTCATTCTGTGATGTATTATAATTTCAGCTTCAGATTTCATTTGTAAAATGTTCGTTCTCCCATtcctgggaaaaaaaaaaagtgatttcaCTCAAAACTAAGATGCTTTGTTTACTAGAACCCATAAATGACATTACCGTGGTGGGTAGATAGTTCCCAATCTTCTGATAGAACAGAGCACATCAAGTATTAAAATTGTCATACTTCACAGCTCAATAATGAagccatttttattttcttttgttcaaGATGAATGTCAATATTGCCCGACAATAACAACATTAAGAACCCTATTTCACAAAATCAAAAATATGAAAGTTGAAAAATAGAAGCAAAAAGTGAAGAAAAATAAagtagtttcaaagaaataaagaTTTGCCCAAATGAATCATAATCTTACTTATCACACGAATGCATTAATTGACAGCCAAAACTTGATTGACACATTTGACCACCTACAAAGAAGAACAAGATATCCATGAAGTCATCGAATAAGCTATTGTCACATGATTCACAAATCAAATGACGTTCAGACCTTTTGCATAATTTTACTAGTTGACAGACTCCTGCCAAGTATGAGCATTGATAGTGCTTAGATTGACAATGTTCAATGATCATATAAAGGTCTCCAACAtttctcatttaaaaaattatccaCCTTCCAAAATCTCGTAGGGGTATATATAAGAAGACCATGAAGTAGAGAGGGTAATTAGTTCTTTCTGTTTGGAGTCCACCATACATCCTGAAAGCCTCATATCTTCATAGAGCAAATCCAAGATCAGGTATATGCTACTTGAATATAAATGTGAAACATCTCCTGTTACAAATTCATGGATGCTGCGGCCCAACTCAATCCAGCTTGAACCTCTATTCTTTCTGACCCCATGCTCCCTAATCATCGCTCTAACTTTACCAACATCACTCCACATTCCAGCGGCAGCATAAATATTGGATAAAAGAATATAATTACCAGAATTTTCTGGTTCAATCTTGAATAACTCAGCTGCGGCAACTTCAGCAATTGGGACATTACAGTGGACCCTACAAGCGGCAAGCAAAGCACCCCATACAACTGAAGTGGGTGTTAATGGCATGTTAATTATGAGTTTATGTGCCTCATCAAGGCTACCAGAACGACCAAGAAGATCAACCATACATGCGAAGTGCTTTTCAGAGGGCTGAATCCCAAATACGCCAGTCATTTGTTTAAAGTACCTCCGGCCCTCATCAGCAAGGCCCCCATGATTACAAGCACTTAACACACTGAGAAAAGTTACTCCATCAGGTTTTATGCTCGCCCTTAGCAATTCATTAAACAACGAAAGGGCTTCTGGACCCAATCCATGATTTGCAAATGCTCCAATCATGGTGCTGTAGCAGAGCAAGTCTTTTGGATAGGCCTTTTCAAATACTTGCAAGGCCTTTTCAATGCTTCCACATTTTGCATACATGTCTACCAAACTAGTAACTATTCGTTGATTAGAAAAAAGATGGGGTCCCATGCAGTCTCTCATAATTGCTTCGGCTGTATCTAGAATCCCTAACTGTGAGCAAGCTGAGATAATTTCCAAAATAAAAGTTTCATCTGGTTTAATGCCCTCTTCCTTGAAGCGGCCAAACATTTCTAATGCGCAATGAGGCTGCCTATTCTTAGCAAAACCTCCAATCATTGTAGACCAGGATACCAGATTTCTTTCAGGCATTTGATCAAATAAACATTTTGCTTCATTAATATCGCCAGCTTTAATGTATCCATCAATCATCATGGTCCATGAAACAACATTTCTTTTGAGCATCTTGTTAAAAATGTCTCTTGCCGATCCTAATTCACCTGCTTTACAGAATCCCGAAATCATAATATTCCAAGTTACAATATCATGAATTGGCATTGCTTCAAAAACACAGCAAGCACTGATGAGATCACCAGTATCCATGTACCCAGAAAGCATCACTTTCCACGATGCCAAATCTTTGACAGGCATGGCATAAAAAAGATTCCGCGCCTCTGCCATATCGTCAGCCTTAACATATCCACAAATCAAGCTCGTCCATGAAACCACATTCCTATCCGGCATCTTATTAAACAGCTCGCGAGCCATTTCAACTCTACCATTATTCCCGCAACCAGAAATCATTGAATTCCACGAAACAATATCCTTGTCTTGCATCTCATCAAATACCCCTATGGCAACATCTACTTTCTGACATCTCATGAGCAATTCCAGCACTGCATTTTGCACTATTACGTCAAAACCCAATCCATACTTCAAGGAAAACCCATAAACTGCCTCCCCATCTTTTACTCTAGTTTGCCTAGCTAAAGCCTTGAGCACTGATGAAATGGTGAAATTCAGGGGCGGGACAGACTCAGTGCGCATTCGGCAAAACAGAGCAAAAGCTTCTGCGTACTGTTGGTTTTCGACATGCCCATGAATCAAAGCCGTCCAGAGAAAGGCATTTGGCTGAGTAATTTCTTCGAAGACCTTGCGAGCACAATCTATGGCTCCAAATCTTGAATAGACACGAAGAATTTTGTTGAGGACGAGGTCCGATGAGGTAGTCGAGCCATCGATTACAAGACATGCGTGAATACATTTTAAGGATCTGAGAAATCGGCAGTTGTGCAGACAACGTAAGAGGGCGTGATTCATTTCATGGCGCCAACTAAATCCAACGGTAATACGAACCTTAATATTTCTTTTTCCCGCCTAGCCTGGAAGTACACGCAACGAGAGAGGAATGGCAAAACCGCAAAAGGCAGAATATAACGTTTACAAGATTGATCTCCCtgtcccttattctttatttatttgtttttcttctttGGAAGTTCCAACTTGAAACATAAAACCTACACCCATTGAGTTAAGTTTTCGGAGCTGAGAAGGCATTAGACCACCAAATATTACTCATCCTATTTTTTCTTTGTTGGTATATATGTGATGTGCATTGTATAAGATATTTATACCTTTTAAGCCATGATTAGTATTTGAATAAATTAATACTAGTATCAGAGTTTTGGTTCAACATTTGCCCTTGTATGTCGTAACAGTGGAGACCCCGATGGCTGTCTTGTCGGGGGAGACTCCGATGTCTTCTTGGGAGAGACCCCAATGTGTGAAGGGGAGATTATTGGGTTATCCAAttgttaaataaataaactgtattatTCCGAAAATGATAAAAGAAGTTATCTTTACAATGATATTTatactaatatttataatatataaaataaaaaatacaatggaattaacaactaaactaataactaacaaattaacaactaaactaaCAATTAACAAACTAACAATTCTAATACGTCCCCTCGAGATGGAGATGAGGAACAAAGATTTAACTTCTCGATCTTGCGGTAAAAAAATACATAACACATCAAAATCTGACTGCAACGCCAAATACAACCACAAAGATCAGCAAATTtacatattttcttttttaagattTCACGCCCTTAGGCTTTGCGCTCTTTGAAGAAGTTGCCTTGGCCAGTGCTTTCTTTGCAGCAGGCTTCGGAGCTGCAACTTTCTTTCCCGACGAAGTCCTAGTTGAGATTCTTAATGCTTTAACCAGCTTGTCCTTTAACTTCATCTTTGGCTTTGCCACAGCTTTTGGCTTTGCTACAGGTTTTGGTTTTCAGCAGCTTTGGCCGCCTTTATTTTGGATGGATCCTTTGCCTTTGTCTCTTTCGATGCCTTTGCAGACTTTGCTTTTGTTGCTACTGTCGGCTTCTTCTTTGCCGCATCAGTAACTATTGGCTTCACCGCCAGTGACTGAGACCAGATCAGTGGTGGCTTCACCGCCACGAGCAGCTCCTTCGTGTCATTCTTTTGAACACTTGGAGCACAATCAACAATTGTCATAGAAGCAAAATGTCATAGAAAACTCAGGTTCCACTGTGAATCACTAACTCCTTTGTGTCATTTTTTTCGAACACTTGGAGCACACACAGGTAAATCCTTTGAAATGAAACCATACTAAACAAAATTCCCAAAATTTCATAGCAAAATATgggagaaagaaaaggaaaaaaatatatgtggaaGCAAGAATCATAAAAACAGAAAATCCGAGGAGTGATCCTGATCGTGAACGAACCCAAGAATCTTGATTGCAAGAATAGTTTACTTGTTCTTTGAACGCCAGAAAAACAATCGAGATTTGCAGACTCAACTCCAACAAACACCGTCATCCTTGGTGATGGATGACATGGATTCTTCATCTAgtaatcaaaatttaaatgctCGGCTTCTAGAAAGGGTGGAGTTGATTATTGAGGAGATTGAAAGAGAAGAAGCAGCTCTGCGGGAGGATCTCTATTCTGCAAACCAAAAATTTTCCGAATACTACAATGTCTAGGAACAGATATTTGGTGTACTTGTTAAGCTTGTCAAAGATCGGAACAATCAATCGGAGCCCGGTGAGTAATGCTCTGAGAGGCAAACATCGACTTGCACATACAAATCGCGACGGTCTGAGACAGCTTTGGAGAGAAGCGAGTCTCGCTCCAAGATTCGGCGATCCAGCGACGACGACGAATGGTTCGTCAATCGCCATTTGCAAGCGGAGAGAGAGAACTACAGAGAGCGGCAGTAGaaaattgctctgataccatgttaaataaataaactgtattattccgaaattgataaaaaaaagttATCTTTATAGTGGTACTTATACtagtatataaaatgaaaaatacaattgaattaacaactaaactaacaactaacaaattaacaactaaactaaCAATTAACAAACTAACAATTCTATTATTAATTGTGGAAGGGACTGTTGATCTGTTATTAAGTCTGAGGAATCGATTGTGGAAGGGGCTAatggtcagttattaagtatAAGAGAAAATCTCACCCCTTGAACTAgtttttgagattgagaagaccctAGACCACTAAATATTACCCGTCATATTTTTTCTTTGTTGGCAAATATGTGATGTACATCGCATATGATACTTATACCTTTTAAGCCATGATTAGTATTTGAATAAATTAATACTAATCATGTCATGGATTAAGTAaactattttaattaatattgaaAACTTCATTCAATTTGTGAGTGCTGGGAGGGGcttataagaagaaaaaaaaaaattaataaagcaCATGTCAATCATTAtgggttagggcaaaaatagaaaagaaaaattaagtagggacaTCCTAAACTAGGCGTGGAACTTGGCAGAGCCCTAACAATAAAGCAAACTAGAAGCTGGCAACAATGCACACCGCAGCAAATCCCTAGAATGTAGGTGCAGTACTGCAGGGCATTTGTCGTCACCAGCTGCTATATTTTCAGCCTAGGAGGGGATACTTGCCAAGCAGTTGACAGCAAGTAGCTGTTGTCCTAACGCTCTAGCTATTCAAAGCAACAACCCAATATATAATAAACTTCCAGTATCAATATTAAAAGCAAGGAAATCAGGAGAAAAAACAGAAAATTCAAAGCGACAAACCCTAGTTCtagaaagagaaaaggaggaGGAGGGAGAAGACagtagaaaataaaagaaatcaggagaaaaaatagaaaattcagagaaaacttgaaataattttgaaaaagctAAAAATCAAGGTAGGccttcttaatttttatttattcatcTATGGATTTTGAATAATCAAAGGATATAGGAGTAGAAATTTACTGTATTTGCGTATTTTGGTTGGGTAGAAAATTCTTCATGTGACAAAGGGATGATAATTTCACTTGCTATTGCGTAACTTGtgtttacatattttaaaaagCTATTGTGTAAAACAATTGGCACTGTGTACTGTTTGTGGTTATGATACTGTGAAATTTGAATACACAAGTGCACATTGTCTCCCTTGAATGAAAGACTCAAAACTTGTAGAAGGTATTTTTACATTTAGTAGTGGATGGCCGAGTTAAAAATTGACACTtgtttgaaaatgaaaatttatactTCTTTaaggcatcactatatattatgTTGAAATAATATTCAAATGCATGCTCTTTGGACATCGTGTAATGATGACTAAAGATGAACAGATTATTTAGAATATAGAGTGCCTTCATGCAcaatatgattatgcatgcatatAAGAAATCACATCTTAAAGTATTGAAGTCCTTGTATAAGTAAGGGGGAGTTAAAAATAGTAGGCTTGTGGTTGCTAACCCTACTCCTTGACAATCTCATGTTCGAAATTGAAAGAAAATCTCATTTGTCAAATTCTCAAAAGGACTGCCATTTTTTATGCATTCTAAAG
This genomic stretch from Malania oleifera isolate guangnan ecotype guangnan chromosome 3, ASM2987363v1, whole genome shotgun sequence harbors:
- the LOC131151216 gene encoding pentatricopeptide repeat-containing protein At4g02750-like, coding for MNHALLRCLHNCRFLRSLKCIHACLVIDGSTTSSDLVLNKILRVYSRFGAIDCARKVFEEITQPNAFLWTALIHGHVENQQYAEAFALFCRMRTESVPPLNFTISSVLKALARQTRVKDGEAVYGFSLKYGLGFDVIVQNAVLELLMRCQKVDVAIGVFDEMQDKDIVSWNSMISGCGNNGRVEMARELFNKMPDRNVVSWTSLICGYVKADDMAEARNLFYAMPVKDLASWKVMLSGYMDTGDLISACCVFEAMPIHDIVTWNIMISGFCKAGELGSARDIFNKMLKRNVVSWTMMIDGYIKAGDINEAKCLFDQMPERNLVSWSTMIGGFAKNRQPHCALEMFGRFKEEGIKPDETFILEIISACSQLGILDTAEAIMRDCMGPHLFSNQRIVTSLVDMYAKCGSIEKALQVFEKAYPKDLLCYSTMIGAFANHGLGPEALSLFNELLRASIKPDGVTFLSVLSACNHGGLADEGRRYFKQMTGVFGIQPSEKHFACMVDLLGRSGSLDEAHKLIINMPLTPTSVVWGALLAACRVHCNVPIAEVAAAELFKIEPENSGNYILLSNIYAAAGMWSDVGKVRAMIREHGVRKNRGSSWIELGRSIHEFVTGDVSHLYSSSIYLILDLLYEDMRLSGCMVDSKQKELITLSTSWSSYIYPYEILEGG